The genomic DNA CACCGCCGGAGCTTGGCTTCGGCTTCTTTGTCCTTATAGAAGTTACAAGGGCAGAGCGGTTTCCCGAGTTCGTCGATATGAGACGCTAATCCCTTGACCACTGCCTCGGTTACAGCGGTATTGGGATGCATCGCGGTTCCGCTTTTCTCGGCAAAACCCTGTACGAACTTCCGGATTTTATCGAGACTTTCCTGCGTTGGTTCGGCCATGACCTTCCTCCTCCAGCGATGAGAGGCAGAATCGCTAGTTTACAAGGATAATTCGCTGCTTTACAATCCGTCCCTTCGGCTGATTCTCGTCTGAGTCAGGAAGGACATGTCAAGTCGACAGATCTTACTACAACGACTGGCCTCCGAGTTGAGTCCGGCGATTGCACAGACACTGGTGGCTGGTTTGCGGCAGGCCACCGGTAAACCGGATACCGAGGCACGGGTACTGACTTTGTTGGACGAGCTCCAACAATTGTCCACAAAGGCAGCCGGCTCGGCGGTGACGGCATTGCCCGAGCTTGCTCGGCGGGCCGGCCTCTCGCACAGTATTTTGTGGCTCGATCTCGGAGTGGCACTGGCTCAGTCCTCCGGGGCATCCGCGCTCAAATATTTTAAAGATAGTCCCTTCGTCCTCGGGCTGATCGAACCGGCCGATACCCGCGCAGAAGTCTTAACAATCGGTCTGGAAATCGCTGAGCAGGATGCCAACGTTGCGCTTGAATACATCCGGCACGCCCCCCAAATTTTGTCCGGTGTTCCTGTCTCGCAATTGCGGCGCTGGCTCGATATCGGCATTGAACTGACCGAGGTCAATGTCGTCGTCGGACTTGAGTTCATCCGACAAATCCCCAAGCTGGTTGCCGTGCTTCCTTTGGACAGTGTGCGCAGCTGGGCCACAGTGGGCATGAGGTTGATTGTGCCGAATAGCCTGGGGAAGCCGGACTATGTGGCACCCATGGAGTTTCTCAGGACCAGCCCATCGATACTGGGGAATATTGAAGACCTTCCCGTTCGGGAAAAGGTCGTATCTCTGTGCCTCCTGTTGGTCGAACATTCCCCCGAGTCCGGCATAATTTGGCTCGCAGAGTCTCCCAACCTCTTGAGAGCGCTGCCGTCTATGGAATGGCGGCTCCGGTTGTTGCAGTACGGCGCCTTGCTTGCCGAGCAGCACGCTGCCCTCACACTCGAGTACCTGCGCCGCGCCTCCGAACTCGTCGGACTCATTGGAAATGGACCCGAAGCGCCCACGCGATTTGAAAATTGGTTTAGGGCCGGGATGGAAGTAGCGGCCTACAGCTCGGACGGAGCGCGCGCTTACTTTTCAGTGGAATCACGGAAGGCCCTGGCCTCGGTCGAACAAGCCTTGAGCGGGGTGCCGTTTCGACAGGTCGCGCGACGAGTGAAACTGTTCGTCCAGGGACTCTGTGGAACCGACGCCGACGTCACGGCGCTTCCGGACTCTGTGACTTCCCCGGTCCGCGCGACGGTCAGCGGCGATGGAAAAACCATTTCGTTGCCGGCGCTGCTCCGCCGGTATCCAACGGCCGAGGAAAATGAGCGTCTCTATCTCGTGATGGCGGCACATGAAGCCGGACATTTAGAATTCGGAACCTATCGCCTCCGGCTTGAATCCCTCATCGATTTGATTGAGACTGTACGATACCGGTATGGTCGGTCCAATGAAGCCATGCCAGGCACACTGGCCGCCGTCTTTCAGATGTATCCGAACCCCGCGCTGGTGCAGGACCTTTGGACCGTGCTGGAAGACGCGCGTATCGAATTCTTGCTGCAAACCGAGTATCCAGGACTCCGGTGCGACCTTGCACGATTCGCTGCTGAATCCATCGCCCCACGCGACCCGGCTCAAGGAGTGACGCCTCAGGAACTGATCGTCGATGGGCTCCTGAGGCTCTCCACCGGTGAAGCGGAAGATACCGCAGTACCAAAGGCTGTCAGGAAAGAAGTCTCCATCCTCTGGAGCATGTGCCGTTCCATGCTCAAGACCACCGCCACGGCAGAAGAAGCGGTTCGTGTGGTCGATCTAGTGTATGTTCGGTTGGAAGAACTGCTGATAGCTCGCGGCGACATGATACGCGAAGAACGGCGCGAGGAGACGAAGGATGCAGAAACGGGACAGACGGAACCGGAGCGGCCGGATGATCAGTATCGCGCAGTGACCGATTTGCCTCATCGTGGCTCGATGAACCCGGAGTTCATCACGTGGAGTCAGGAACAATTCGACCGGCAACACGGGTCTCCGGCACAATCGGATGGTCGAACGAAGGAGAATGTCCGGAGCGGCGAACAAAATCCCGGAAGCAGAGATAGTATGTTGAGCGAGGGGCGTTCATTGCCGTCCATTGTGGAAGAGTGCCTCGCAGTTGAGATGGAAACACAATCGATTCGGGAGATCAGCGCTCATGACGGGCGAGCCACCCTCTACGGTGAGTGGGACTATCGGATTGAGGATTACCGGATGAATTGGTGTCGCGTGGTGGAACAGCCCGCGGATCTGGGATCGGACGACTTCGTCACGGAGACATTGGCCTCCCACCGGAGTACTGTCAAGTCACTGCGCCGGGTTTTTGAATGTCTGCGTCCGCCGGCCTTCCGTCGCGTCGCGGGGCAATCTGATGGGGAAGAAGTGGATCTGGATGCCGTTGTCCGACGAACAGCGGAACAGCGGGCAGGCATGGAAGGCGACGATCGATCGTACATCCGGCGGGAAAAGCGAGAACGCGACGTGGCGGTGGCCTTCCTCATCGATATCAGCGGGTCTACAAGCCGCGACCTCGGAACCGGCCGACGTGTAATCGATATTGAAAAAGAAGGCTTGGTGTTGCTCTGTGAAGCATTGGATGCCGTCGGCGATCAGTATGGGCTCTATGCCTATTCGGGCCAAGGACGAGCGAGGATCGAGTTTTTCACGATCAAAGACTTTGACGATCGGCTTGGGGCGACGACGGCTCATCGGCTTGGCGGCTTGGCTCCTCGTCATCAGAATCGCGACGGTGCGGCTATTCGACACGCGACGGCGAAGCTACTGGCACGGGAAGCCAAGCACCGTGTCCTCATGCTGTTGAGCGACGGAAGACCATTAGACGACCAGTACAAGGACGACTATTCGTTGGAAGATACGAAAGCGGCACTCCGGGAGGCAAAACAACGGAGAATCGAAACCTACTGTATTACGATTGATCGGGAAGCCGAGAAGTATCTCCGCCGTATGTACGCCGAGGCCCGGTACTGCGTCATAGACCGTGTCGAGGCCCTTCCGACGAAGTTGCCTGGAATTTACAGGCGATTGACGGCGTAGGAACTAAAGAACATGACCAATTCGGTCGGAAAACCGACGATTCCTCCATGGTTATATAAACTCTTCACAGGACATCAGTATCCCTACGTCCGTCGATTAGCCAAGTTCGGACAGACGTTGAAACCCGGTGAAGATCGTCCGGAACCGACGAGGGAAATGATTGAAGCCAAGTTCTGGGAAGTCTATCCGCGTTGCCGGGTAAAGGTCCTCCAGGAAGTTAAAGAAGGGATGATCGTGGTCTTTCACGACCTGGGTGAATATCCTCCAGGGGGCTTTCAGGAACTCGTCGACAATCCGGAAGAGTTTCTGGCAAAAACATTCGGCAAGAAGAAGATCAAGGTCAATTTTTATGACGGGGATAATTTCGTCTGCACGATCAACTTCAAAGTTGCGGGTTGGACAGAGCATGAACATGCAGGCTGAGGTTTAGGCTAAGGTCGAGGCCGAATCAAACGGGCGATATCTTCCTAGACCCCAACCTAAGCCTTACCCTACGTGTAGGAGGAACGAGAATGGGGCGTCCAAAGATCACCGTGGTAGGCGCGGGGAACGTCGGAGGGACGACGGCGCAGCGGCTGGCCGAGAAGAATCTCTACGATGTGGTATTGATTGATATTGTCCCAGGGGTTCCACAGGGTAAGGCACTGGATATTTCCCAGGCTGGTCCGGTCTGTGGGTACAGCACGCAGGTAGTCGGCACCAACGATTACGGGGAAACCGCCGGGTCGTCGATCGCCGTAATCACTTCGGGTATTCCGAGAAAGCCGGGTATGAGTCGAGATGAGTTGTTGGGGACGAATGCGAAAATCGTGAAATCCGTCGTCATGGAGCTCGTCTCACGTTCTCCGGACATTGTTCTGATCCTCGTCACCAATCCATTGGATGCCATGGTCCATGTGGCGCGTTCGGTCAGCGGTCTCCCTAAATCGAGAATCATCGGGATGGCCGGAGTGTTGGATTCCGCAAGAATGCGGACGTTCATTGCCGCTGAACTCAACGTACGGGCCACCGAGGTGCAAGCCATGGTGTTGGGCGGACACGGCGATACGATGGTGCCGCTGCCGCGCTATACAACCGTGGGAGGTCGGCCGGTGTCGGAACTGATGCCGAAGGAGAAACTCGACGCCATCGTCAAACGAACGCGGGAGGGCGGAGCCGAAATCGTGGGCCTTTTGAAAACGGGCAGTGCCTTCTATGCTCCGTCCGCTTCAGCAGTGGCGATGGTTGAATCGATCCATAAGGACGAGAAGCAGGTCATGCCCTGTGCGGTGCTGTGCGAAGGAGAGTACGGACTCAAAAACGTCGTCGTGGGGGTTCCGGTGAAGATCGGACGCGGAGGAGCCGAACAGATTATCGAGTATGAATTGACCCCTGATGAACGGGCGGCGTTGGAAACGTCGGCCGGGGCGGTGCGTGAATTGTGCGCCGCAGTGGATCGGTTGATGATATAGGATCCATAAAGATAAGCCAGTGGACATTAGTCATCGGTGACCAATGACCGCTCCGGCGACGTGTCGGCTTGACAATCGGAGAAAAGCTGCAGTACAGACATGGGGCTAGACAGTCAACTGTTCAGAGGAGAGAAAGCAATGAAATTTCTTGAAGATCCGATGCAGACGATGGTGGCGGGGTTTGCGCTGTCCATCGTATTGATCGTCATATATTTAGGTTTAACTGGAATTGGCGCGGGTGAAGCCGAATGGGCATCCCTGATTCTTCGTTGGGTGCACTTCCTGGCTGGGATCACGTGGATCGGGCTCTTGTATTTCTTCAATCTGATCAATGCCTCCTTCTTGAAAAGCCTGGATGGCCCTACCAAGAATATCGTGATTCCAAAGCTCATGCCGGCCGCCCTCAATTGGTTCCGGCACGGAGCGACTGTGACCGTGCTTGCGGGGGTGTTATTGTATGGCCATATGTATCACAAAGGCGGAACAGGAGCGGTGGCCTTGGCAATCGGTGGGCTGCTCGGGATCATCATGATGGGCAACGTCCATGGGATTATCTGGCCGAACCAGAAGAAAATTATCGCCGCAGTGACTGCGGCGGCACAGGGCACCCCTGCACCGCCGGAGATGGCTCAATGGGGGCGGACAGCATTACTGGCTTCTCGTGTAAATTTCCTGCTCTCGATTCCCATGTTGTTTTTCATGGGAGCGGGTAGCCATCTTAGGTAGAACCTGTACCTTTTCGCGGCCGGTGGAGTAAATCCCGCCGGCCGGATTTTACATTCATTGGCATTACCCTCTTTACCCAACTTCAAGTAGGCCCCTAGCCCTAACTGATTGAGATTCAGGCCCATTTAGCTCGGGTCGCCTTGACGGAAGAAGCGATGGAGCCGTATAGTACGACCTCTACATTGAGAACGTAGATCGGCTTAATATGCCTACAGTTGTAGAACCACGCCTTGTCCAACAAACGGAAGGTGCCCCTTGGGAGATCGAGGGATATCTCAAAATCGGTGGTTATGAAGCCTGGAAGCGTTGTGTGAAAGAGCTGAAGGCCACTCAAATAATTGATGAGTTGAAGAAATCCGGCCTGAGAGGGCGAGGGGGAGCAGGGTTTCCAACAGGAATCAAATGGGACAAAGTCCTCAACCACCGGGTAAAAGAGCGTTATTTTGTCTGTAACGCCGGGGAACATGAACCGGGAACGTTTAAAGATCGTCATCTGTTGAAAACGCTGCCCCACCAATTGATCGAAGGCTGTCTGATCGCTTCCCATACAGTACAGGCGAAAGCCTCCTTCATCTATGTGAATCATGAGTACCATGAGGAGCGGCAAAATCTTAAGAAAGCCTTGGCGCAAGCGAAAGAGCGGGGGTTGCTCGGTAAGAATGTGTTAGGAAGCGGTTTGGATATAGAATTGGAAGTGTTTGAAGGCCATGGAAGCTATGTAGCCGGCGAAGAAACCGCTATGCTCGAGTCGATGCAGGGTCGTCCAGCGATGCCGCGGCAGAAACCACCATTTTATCCGACCGATTTCGGTCTCTACGGCAAACCGACCTTGGTCAATAACGTTGAGACGCTGTGCAACATTCCGCGGATTCTGTATAAAGGCGCCGGATGGTTCATCCAGACGGGGACGGAAAAGTGTCCGGGCACGATGATGTTCTCGCTGAGTGGAGCGATCAATCGACCTGGTGTGTACGAGATGCCGATGGGCGTGACGATTCGAGATCTGATCGAGCAATGCGGCGGTGGAGTGCCCAACGGCCGCAAGATCAAAGCGGTCTTTCCGGGTGGTCCGGCATTTCCAATGGTGACGGCGGATCAGCTCAATCTTCCCATGGACTTCGATTCATTGAAAAGGGCCGGCACGGGACTAGGGTCGGCCGGGGTCATCGTGGTCGATGATGCGACCTGCATGGTGGCCAAGACGCTGCATTTTTCCAATTTTTTCAAGAATGAGAGTTGCGGGCAGTGTCCACCGTGTCGAATGGGGACCATCAATTTAGCCGCACTGATGACCAAAATTGAATCGGGGCAGGGTACTCAAAAAGACCTGGACAGCCTGCTCCAACTATGCGGATTCGTGAAAGGGACGGGGTACTGCACTCTCGTGACCGGAGCCTCAGTATTGGTGCAAAGCAGTCTGAAGCTGTTCCGCCACGAATATGAAGATCATATTCGGCTGCAGAGGTGTCCCTATCAGGAAGCACCGGCAGGGGTTGTTGCTCATTCATAGGAGGAGCCATGCCGCGGGTGACTTTTCTTCATTCGGACGGGCGAAGCGGAGAAGTGGAAGAGAACATTTCCCTTCTTGATGCTGCAAAAGAAGTAGGGTTTCGGTTGAACCACGACTGTGGAGGAAACGCCTCTTGCACGACCTGCCGAGTGGAGGTCCAGATGGGGCATGAGCACCTCTCGGAGGTTGATTTCGACGAGCAAGATTTGCTGGATCGAGAAGCATTGACGGAGCCGTGGCATCGCCTTGCATGTCAGGCACGTGTCTTGGGAGATGTCGTGGTACGCGTGCCGGAAGCCAAATGGGAGAATCCAACAACAACGACCACGGAAGCATGGGGTTGATATTCGAGAGAGAGATGTTAGACTAACGTTCTAGCCCGTTGATGCGGGCCGGACAGATCTATAGAGGAGGAAGAAGACGATGGTTACTATCACGACGGTGGCGGAGCAGAAAATAAAGGAATTGATGGCCGAGGAAAAAGATGTCGTCGGATTGCGAGTGTATGTCCGCGGCGGCGGGTGTCACGGCTATCAATATGGGATGGCCTTTGAATCCAAAATGGCCGAAGACGATACCGTCATCGAAAAGGGGGATGTGAAGCTCATTATGGATTCTCAAAGCGCGCCGTTGCTTCAAGGTGCGGAAGTCGACTATGTCGACAGTGTGCAAGGCTCCGGCTTTTCGATCAAGAATCCTCAGGCCAAGACTACGTGCGGTTGCGGCAGCTCGTTCAGCGCATAAGCGCCGATACGGATCGCCCTACGAAAGCTGATAAAGGACCTCCATGCCGAGACCGCTCGCCTCGGAGCGGTCTCGGGTTTTGATTCCACTCCAGAGACACACGATTGAATGTCACAGATTTATGTGACAAGGCGCTATCGGTTTTGCGCCGCACACCGGCTTCACACGGACCAACTGTCGCCCGAAGAGAACTGGGCGGCGTTCGGAAAATGTAACAACCCGAACGGGCATGGGCATAACTATGTCGTGCTGGTCACTGTAAAGAGCGGAGGAACAGAAGAAGCTTGTGACCTCAACCGTCTCGACGAGTTGGTCAATGAGAGGATTATTGAGCGGTTCGACCATCGTGACCTTAATAGCGACTCGGCGCTGGCGGAACTCACGACCACCGGTGAGAACATCGTCAAATTGGTCTGGGACATTTTGGAGCCTCAATTGCCGACGGGGCGTCTGCACAAGGTCGGTGTCATCGAGACGAGAGACAACTACTTCGAATATGCAGGCGTTGCGTGAAACGACGAGGGAGCGCAGTGAGGAAGCCACAGAAGAGAGAGAACAAACGAGAACTCATTGAGGACACCAGCGGGAGTGGGAAGCCGGCGGACTTACCGGTGCTCCAGTCATTGGTTAACGAAATGCTGGTCGCCCTAGGAGAAAGACCGGGCCGCAACGGCTTGCTGAAAACGCCTGAGCGCGTGGCCAAAGCACTGGCGTTTATGACGCAGGGCTATCAGCGTGATATCGACCATCTGTTGAACGGCGCGCTGTTTCCGATCGAATACGACGAGATGGTCATCGTCAAAGACATCGATTTCTTCAGTATGTGTGAACACCATCTGCTCCCGTTTTTTGGCAGAGTCCATGTCGGCTATTTGCCGAATAAAAAAGTCGTCGGCCTCAGTAAGATCCCGCGGATCGTCGATACATTTTCGAGGCGACTACAAGTACAGGAACGGTTGACGGTTCAAATCGCCGAAACGCTGAGCAGCAAGTTGAACGCGCACGGCGTCGGAGTCGTCGTCGAAGCGCGACATCTTTGCATGATGATGCGCGGTGTGGAAAAACAGAATACGATCGCCGTCACCAGTTCCATGCTGGGAGCATTTCGCAGCCAATCGCAGACCCGTCTGGAATTCTTAAAATTGATCCGACACGGCAGTGTCGGCGATCCAGACTGAGTCCAGCAATCGTGCTCTCGATTCCCCTTATCATCTCGTGATATTCACAACAAAAGAACGGACAGTTTCGTTGAACAGGTCGGGCCGTTCCAGATTCGAAAGATGGGCGGCTCCTGGAATAACGGCCAAGTGGACATTGGGAATCCGGTCTGCCATAAGCGTGGCGTCGGAAGGTGGGGTGGGAAGATCCAGTTCACCGACGATAATTTGAGCAGGACAAGTCATCCGTTGTAGGAGCGGGATGGAATCGGGCCTCTCTGCCATTGCCATTAAGCCCCCCGCTATCCCGCTGACTTGGTTGCCCTCGATCATTGTACGCACGTGTTGAACAAGCTCCGGTCTCGTTTGGATCGTTGCGGGACTTAGCAGCTTGGGAATCATAATGTCGGCGATCGCCCTCGCCCCTTGTTTATACGCGATCTGAGCCATCTCAAACCGCGCCTGTTTCCCCTCGTCGGTATCTGCCTGGGCTCTCGTATCAGCCAAGACCATACCTTTCACACGGTCGGCAAATTTTCGATGGAACGCAAACAGAATGTACCCTCCCATGGAAAGTCCGACAAAGACCGCTTGCCGGATCGACAGGTAATCAAGCAGACCATGGACGTCATCGGCTGCTTGATCAAGAGAATAGCACCAGAGCGGTGCATCGGATTCACCATGTCCGCGCAGATCCATCGTAATCACTCGGAACTGTGACGAAAGCGCGTCCTCCTGCTTTGCCCACATCGTTCGATTGAGCGGGAAGGCATGGAGAAAGACAATGGGAAAACCGGTTCCCCGATCGTTGAACGCGAGAGTCATGCCGTTGATCTTGGTGTGCATCGTCTCCTCCGCAGGCTGCGGTTTTCGTATCATTGGTTGTCTGCACGGTCAAGAGGCGATTTGCGATCATGCCAAGGGGCGTATACAATCCCGCTATCCTGGAGGAGTGGAGATGACTCGCTTTCATGATCAAGCCCCTGATCTGTTCACCTCGTCCGGAAGCTTCCAAGATGCGGTTGAGGCCCCACTTGCCGAACGGATGCGGCCGCGTGAGTTTGTCGATTTCGTCGGGCAAGAAGAGCTTGTCGGTCCGGATTGTCCCTTGCGAAGAGCGATTGAAGCCGACCGGCTTTCTTCCGTCATTTTTTGGGGACCTCCGGGGTCGGGGAAGACGACCCTGGCCCATCTCATTGCCCGACATACCAAGGCCCAGTTTGTTCCCTTTTCGGCCGTGACAAGCGGCGTGCCGGAATTGCGCATGATCATCAAAGCAGCCGAGCAACGCCGGACGAGTAATGGTCAGCGGACGATTCTCTTTGTGGACGAGATCCATCGCTTCAACAAGTCGCAGCAAGATGCCTTTCTCCCTCATGTCGAACGAGGCACGATTATTCTGGTCGGTGCGACTACCGAGAATCCTTCTTTTGAAGTCATCAGCCCGTTGCTGTCGCGATCTTTGGTTGTTGTTCTGAAGTCGCTTACCGAGGAGGCGTTGGGTCGGATTCTTGATCGCGCGCTGACCGATGTCGAGCAGGGGCTGGGAAAATGGCAAGCGCACTTCTTACCGGATGCTCGGCAAGGACTGATCTCGTTCGGTAATGGTGATGCGCGGGCGTTGCTCACATCGCTGGAATTTGTGGTCATGCAAGCGCCGGCTGGGGCTGATGGTGTGCGTGTGATAAATGGAGCGATGTTGGAAGCAGCGCTGGGCAAGAAGGCGCTCCGGTACGACAAGACAGGCGAAGAACACTACAATGTCATCTCGGCCTACATCAAAAGCCTTCGCGATTCTGATGCGAACGGGGCGCTCTACTGGTTGGCTCGGATGCTGGATGCCGGCGAAGATCCGAAATTCATCGCCAGACGGATGGTCATTTTCGCGTCGGAGGATATCGGCAATGCCGATCCGTCGGCCCTTCTCGTGGCCACATCCGTGGCACAAGCCGTCCAGTTCGTAGGACTCCCGGAGGCGCAGATCAATTTGGCTCAAGGCACTACGTACCTGGCATCGCGACCCAAAGACAATGCGTCTTACGTCGGTCTCATGGAAGCCCTCAAAGATACGAAAACACATGGTAATCTGGCTGTTCCGCTCCATCTCAGAAATGCCGTGACTTCTCTGATGAGGGATCTAGGGTATGGAACGGAATATCGCTATGCCCATGACGACCCCGCGGCACGAACCGAACAAACCCACCTACCGGCGGCACTGAAAGATCGACGGTATTACCGCCCTAAGCCGCTGGAATAGGGCCAATTATCCTAGTTTACATTCTTGTCTAATCGGTTATACTTAGAGCAATGAAACGAGGGGAAGGCAAACCGTCAGCCGGTATGGCTGCACTGAGTGAGCGGAGGAAATTTGTCCGAGCCACTTTGGTCGGCTCCGCCTTGGTGTCGCCGAAGAGCGGTGGGCGGGCCTGTACAGCGGTCCTGGATAATGTGAACAAGATCGGGGCCGGGCTTCACACCAAAGATCGCTTCCCATCGAATGAGAAAGTCACCGTCTCGCTCGCCTTCCTCGATTCCGATCGCATCGAGCAACAGGAAAAGCTCGATGGGACCGTCGCCTGGGTCAAGCCCTGGGGAAAAAAAGGCTTCTTGATCGGGGTAGTCTGGGATGAGTTGGTGACGAAAGAGAAGAATCGCTGGCTGTACTACTATCTGGAAGAGACCCTCAAAGCTTCCATCTAGTCGGGCGTTGAAAGCCTCATCAACTTCGTTCTCCATTTTTTTTCGACGTACCAGAACAGTACGTCTCGTCTCGATACTCATCACTCTTCGCGCCGTGCCCTCATTATTCTTCGCGTTGAGGACCTCACTGCGGTCTTGCTGCTGGGTCTTTTGAACGCCCTACAAGAGTCAGCACAATGCTCCCAACTTGTGTTTCACCTCCTCTAGTTCTGCCGACAGCGATTCCCAGCGCGAGGTCAGTCGCTCGAGATCATGCTTCCAGTCCTCCTGTTCTTGATGCAGGAGGTTCCACCGGTCGAACTCGGCGTAGAGTGTTGGATCCGCCAACTCCGCTTCGCGAGCCTTGATCTTGGTTTCAGTCTCGGTAATTTCGGCTTCGGCCCGGGACACCTGCTTTTCCAATCGTGCCTGAGTTTTAGTCAGGT from Nitrospira sp. includes the following:
- a CDS encoding Nitric oxide reductase activation protein NorD, with translation MSSRQILLQRLASELSPAIAQTLVAGLRQATGKPDTEARVLTLLDELQQLSTKAAGSAVTALPELARRAGLSHSILWLDLGVALAQSSGASALKYFKDSPFVLGLIEPADTRAEVLTIGLEIAEQDANVALEYIRHAPQILSGVPVSQLRRWLDIGIELTEVNVVVGLEFIRQIPKLVAVLPLDSVRSWATVGMRLIVPNSLGKPDYVAPMEFLRTSPSILGNIEDLPVREKVVSLCLLLVEHSPESGIIWLAESPNLLRALPSMEWRLRLLQYGALLAEQHAALTLEYLRRASELVGLIGNGPEAPTRFENWFRAGMEVAAYSSDGARAYFSVESRKALASVEQALSGVPFRQVARRVKLFVQGLCGTDADVTALPDSVTSPVRATVSGDGKTISLPALLRRYPTAEENERLYLVMAAHEAGHLEFGTYRLRLESLIDLIETVRYRYGRSNEAMPGTLAAVFQMYPNPALVQDLWTVLEDARIEFLLQTEYPGLRCDLARFAAESIAPRDPAQGVTPQELIVDGLLRLSTGEAEDTAVPKAVRKEVSILWSMCRSMLKTTATAEEAVRVVDLVYVRLEELLIARGDMIREERREETKDAETGQTEPERPDDQYRAVTDLPHRGSMNPEFITWSQEQFDRQHGSPAQSDGRTKENVRSGEQNPGSRDSMLSEGRSLPSIVEECLAVEMETQSIREISAHDGRATLYGEWDYRIEDYRMNWCRVVEQPADLGSDDFVTETLASHRSTVKSLRRVFECLRPPAFRRVAGQSDGEEVDLDAVVRRTAEQRAGMEGDDRSYIRREKRERDVAVAFLIDISGSTSRDLGTGRRVIDIEKEGLVLLCEALDAVGDQYGLYAYSGQGRARIEFFTIKDFDDRLGATTAHRLGGLAPRHQNRDGAAIRHATAKLLAREAKHRVLMLLSDGRPLDDQYKDDYSLEDTKAALREAKQRRIETYCITIDREAEKYLRRMYAEARYCVIDRVEALPTKLPGIYRRLTA
- a CDS encoding Malate dehydrogenase, giving the protein MGRPKITVVGAGNVGGTTAQRLAEKNLYDVVLIDIVPGVPQGKALDISQAGPVCGYSTQVVGTNDYGETAGSSIAVITSGIPRKPGMSRDELLGTNAKIVKSVVMELVSRSPDIVLILVTNPLDAMVHVARSVSGLPKSRIIGMAGVLDSARMRTFIAAELNVRATEVQAMVLGGHGDTMVPLPRYTTVGGRPVSELMPKEKLDAIVKRTREGGAEIVGLLKTGSAFYAPSASAVAMVESIHKDEKQVMPCAVLCEGEYGLKNVVVGVPVKIGRGGAEQIIEYELTPDERAALETSAGAVRELCAAVDRLMI
- a CDS encoding NADH-ubiquinone oxidoreductase chain F; protein product: MPTVVEPRLVQQTEGAPWEIEGYLKIGGYEAWKRCVKELKATQIIDELKKSGLRGRGGAGFPTGIKWDKVLNHRVKERYFVCNAGEHEPGTFKDRHLLKTLPHQLIEGCLIASHTVQAKASFIYVNHEYHEERQNLKKALAQAKERGLLGKNVLGSGLDIELEVFEGHGSYVAGEETAMLESMQGRPAMPRQKPPFYPTDFGLYGKPTLVNNVETLCNIPRILYKGAGWFIQTGTEKCPGTMMFSLSGAINRPGVYEMPMGVTIRDLIEQCGGGVPNGRKIKAVFPGGPAFPMVTADQLNLPMDFDSLKRAGTGLGSAGVIVVDDATCMVAKTLHFSNFFKNESCGQCPPCRMGTINLAALMTKIESGQGTQKDLDSLLQLCGFVKGTGYCTLVTGASVLVQSSLKLFRHEYEDHIRLQRCPYQEAPAGVVAHS
- a CDS encoding Ferredoxin, 2Fe-2S codes for the protein MPRVTFLHSDGRSGEVEENISLLDAAKEVGFRLNHDCGGNASCTTCRVEVQMGHEHLSEVDFDEQDLLDREALTEPWHRLACQARVLGDVVVRVPEAKWENPTTTTTEAWG
- a CDS encoding iron-sulfur cluster assembly accessory protein, whose product is MVTITTVAEQKIKELMAEEKDVVGLRVYVRGGGCHGYQYGMAFESKMAEDDTVIEKGDVKLIMDSQSAPLLQGAEVDYVDSVQGSGFSIKNPQAKTTCGCGSSFSA
- a CDS encoding 6-pyruvoyl tetrahydrobiopterin synthase; amino-acid sequence: MSQIYVTRRYRFCAAHRLHTDQLSPEENWAAFGKCNNPNGHGHNYVVLVTVKSGGTEEACDLNRLDELVNERIIERFDHRDLNSDSALAELTTTGENIVKLVWDILEPQLPTGRLHKVGVIETRDNYFEYAGVA
- a CDS encoding GTP cyclohydrolase I type 1, with amino-acid sequence MRKPQKRENKRELIEDTSGSGKPADLPVLQSLVNEMLVALGERPGRNGLLKTPERVAKALAFMTQGYQRDIDHLLNGALFPIEYDEMVIVKDIDFFSMCEHHLLPFFGRVHVGYLPNKKVVGLSKIPRIVDTFSRRLQVQERLTVQIAETLSSKLNAHGVGVVVEARHLCMMMRGVEKQNTIAVTSSMLGAFRSQSQTRLEFLKLIRHGSVGDPD
- a CDS encoding Replication-associated recombination protein RarA, whose product is MTRFHDQAPDLFTSSGSFQDAVEAPLAERMRPREFVDFVGQEELVGPDCPLRRAIEADRLSSVIFWGPPGSGKTTLAHLIARHTKAQFVPFSAVTSGVPELRMIIKAAEQRRTSNGQRTILFVDEIHRFNKSQQDAFLPHVERGTIILVGATTENPSFEVISPLLSRSLVVVLKSLTEEALGRILDRALTDVEQGLGKWQAHFLPDARQGLISFGNGDARALLTSLEFVVMQAPAGADGVRVINGAMLEAALGKKALRYDKTGEEHYNVISAYIKSLRDSDANGALYWLARMLDAGEDPKFIARRMVIFASEDIGNADPSALLVATSVAQAVQFVGLPEAQINLAQGTTYLASRPKDNASYVGLMEALKDTKTHGNLAVPLHLRNAVTSLMRDLGYGTEYRYAHDDPAARTEQTHLPAALKDRRYYRPKPLE